One region of Brachybacterium saurashtrense genomic DNA includes:
- a CDS encoding ribosomal RNA small subunit methyltransferase A: MPRTLHHPRPGAHELGQNYLRDPRMVRRVVELAGRTCGPLVEWGAGDGSLTLPLAALGRPLEAVEIDERNVARLSRRVPAHVTVRCADILRHAPSAGSTLVANLPFHLTTPAVKHLLRSRGWVDALLITQWEVARKRSGVGGATMLTAQWAPWFESRLEGRIPADSFRPRPTVDAGLLVLHRREHPLLPARRRPVHHDLVRRVFTGPGRGLEQILRRAEVPAPVISSFLDRHGYDRRALPRDVDPAHWTELLAPERGRADGARRRRG; the protein is encoded by the coding sequence ATGCCCCGCACCCTGCACCATCCCCGTCCCGGCGCCCATGAGCTGGGCCAGAACTACCTGCGCGACCCCCGCATGGTCCGTCGCGTCGTCGAGCTCGCCGGCCGCACCTGCGGCCCTCTCGTCGAGTGGGGCGCCGGCGACGGCTCCCTGACCCTCCCGCTCGCCGCCCTCGGCCGTCCGCTGGAGGCCGTCGAGATCGACGAGCGCAACGTCGCCCGGCTGTCCCGCCGGGTCCCCGCACACGTCACCGTGCGCTGCGCGGACATCCTCCGCCACGCCCCGTCCGCGGGCTCGACGCTCGTGGCGAACCTGCCCTTCCATCTCACCACCCCGGCCGTCAAGCACCTGCTGCGCTCGCGCGGCTGGGTCGACGCGCTGCTGATCACCCAGTGGGAGGTGGCGCGCAAGCGGTCCGGCGTCGGCGGTGCGACGATGCTCACCGCGCAGTGGGCGCCGTGGTTCGAGTCCCGCCTCGAGGGACGGATCCCGGCGGACTCGTTCCGGCCCCGGCCCACCGTCGATGCCGGGCTGCTCGTGCTGCACCGGCGCGAGCACCCCCTGCTGCCCGCTCGTCGCCGCCCCGTGCACCACGACCTCGTGCGGCGGGTGTTCACCGGCCCCGGACGAGGCCTCGAGCAGATCCTCCGTCGCGCCGAGGTCCCGGCCCCGGTCATCTCCTCGTTCCTCGACCGTCACGGCTACGACCGTCGCGCACTCCCGCGCGACGTGGACCCCGCGCACTGGACGGAGCTGCTCGCCCCGGAACGGGGCCGGGCCGATGGCGCGCGCAGGCGGCGGGGGTGA
- a CDS encoding M50 family metallopeptidase: protein MDIGEILDALVRRLAPGPVPADGPWLWLALGLAALAVVLPPLWHLLRPAVTIVHELGHALVGILMGRRFTGFVVSADMSGHAVTVGPRRGIGRILSTWAGYPAPAVVGAVLVQIALHGWARAALFTALCVLVVSLVFTRSGHTVLAVLASAAAVGALWWWGSAALTALLTLAAGIFLLLGAWRHLLTVALSGGRQDDPGQLARLTPVPSALWTASFALVIALGTWWAGATLWPLLR, encoded by the coding sequence ATGGACATCGGCGAGATTCTCGACGCGCTCGTGCGGCGCCTCGCGCCCGGCCCCGTCCCCGCCGACGGGCCCTGGCTCTGGCTCGCCCTGGGCCTGGCCGCGCTCGCCGTGGTGCTCCCGCCCCTGTGGCACCTGCTGCGCCCGGCGGTGACGATCGTGCACGAGCTGGGCCACGCACTGGTGGGGATCCTGATGGGTCGCCGCTTCACCGGCTTCGTGGTCAGCGCGGACATGTCCGGCCACGCCGTCACCGTCGGCCCGCGCCGCGGGATCGGCCGGATCCTCTCCACCTGGGCCGGGTACCCGGCCCCTGCCGTCGTCGGTGCCGTCCTGGTGCAGATCGCCCTGCACGGCTGGGCCCGCGCCGCCCTGTTCACGGCACTGTGCGTGCTGGTGGTCTCTCTGGTGTTCACCCGCTCCGGGCACACCGTCCTCGCCGTGCTCGCCAGCGCCGCCGCCGTGGGCGCGCTGTGGTGGTGGGGGAGCGCGGCGCTCACCGCCCTGCTCACCCTCGCCGCCGGGATCTTCCTGCTGCTGGGTGCCTGGCGCCACCTGCTCACCGTCGCGCTGAGCGGCGGGCGGCAGGACGACCCCGGCCAGCTCGCCCGCCTCACCCCGGTGCCGTCCGCCCTGTGGACCGCGAGCTTCGCGCTCGTGATCGCGCTCGGCACCTGGTGGGCGGGTGCGACGCTGTGGCCGCTGCTGCGGTGA